A window of the Lolium perenne isolate Kyuss_39 chromosome 7, Kyuss_2.0, whole genome shotgun sequence genome harbors these coding sequences:
- the LOC127318316 gene encoding probable carboxylesterase 8 codes for MSTVALANAAPAPSVEEETKQSLVEQTMGDAAERPPPSKSENIFMQIAVHPDGTITRPVVPSVPASLDAAVSSRDVPLDASLGTYIRLYLPSSPVDPPSTKLPIILYFHGGGFVIFSADTVFYHASCEAMAAAVPAIVASVDYRLAPEHRLPAAYDDGVAAMLWLRDAAHEDPWIAAHGDLARCFVMGSSSGGNLAFNAAVLTKGVDLSPAAVRGVLLHQPYLGGVERTPSEAASGDDFMLPLEANDKLMGLALPVGADRDHEFSNPAKAMAPEALVGLPRCLVSGSDGDPLVHRQRGFAAWLLDGGVEVVARTDRAGFHAAELFVPEKAEELFAAVREFVHGGGEP; via the coding sequence ATGTCCACCGTCGCTCTCGCCAACGCTGCGCCCGCGCCGAGCGTGGAGGAGGAGACGAAGCAAAGCCTCGTCGAGCAAACCATGGGCGACGCGGCAGAGCGGCCGCCGCCGTCCAAGTCGGAGAACATCTTCATGCAGATCGCCGTCCACCCGGACGGCACCATCACGCGCCCCGTCGTCCCGTCCGTCCCGGCATCGCTCGACGCGGCCGTCTCCAGCAGGGACGTGCCCCTGGACGCTTCCCTGGGCACGTACATCCGGCTCTACCTCCCCAGCAGCCCCGTCGACCCGCCATCCACCAAACTCCCCATCATCCTCTACTTCCACGGCGGCGGCTTCGTGATTTTCTCCGCGGACACAGTCTTCTACCACGCCTCCTGCGAGGCCATGGCGGCGGCCGTCCCTGCCATCGTCGCCTCCGTCGACTACCGCCTGGCGCCCGAGCACCGGCTGCCCGCCGCCTACGACGACGGCGTGGCCGCCATGCTGTGGCTCCGCGACGCGGCGCACGAGGACCCCTGGATCGCCGCACACGGCGACCTCGCCCGCTGCTTCGTCATGGGCAGCAGCTCCGGCGGGAACCTGGCGTTCAACGCAGCAGTCCTGACCAAGGGCGTCGACCTGAGCCCCGCCGCCGTGCGGGGCGTCCTGCTGCACCAGCCCTACCTCGGCGGCGTGGAGCGCACGCCGTCGGAGGCCGCGTCGGGGGACGACTTCATGCTGCCGCTGGAGGCCAACGACAAGCTCATGGGCCTCGCGCTGCCCGTGGGCGCGGACCGTGACCACGAGTTCAGCAACCCGGCCAAGGCGATGGCGCCCGAAGCCCTGGTCGGCCTGCCACGATGCCTCGTGTCGGGGAGCGACGGCGACCCGCTGGTACACCGGCAGAGAGGGTTCGCCGCGTGGCTGCTGGACGGCGGCGTGGAGGTCGTCGCCAGGACGGACAGGGCCGGGTTCCACGCCGCTGAGCTCTTTGTTCCGGAGAAGGCCGAGGAGCTCTTCGCCGCGGTGCGAGAGTTCGTCCACGGCGGCGGCGAACCTTGA